Proteins co-encoded in one Flavobacterium sp. M31R6 genomic window:
- a CDS encoding 7-carboxy-7-deazaguanine synthase QueE, producing MLSKEVQLEVNKGTMLPLMEEFYTIQGEGFHTGTAAYFIRVGGCDVGCHWCDVKESWNAELHPPTKIDLIVDNAAKHADTIVITGGEPLMWDMAPLTQMLKHNNLKVHIETSGAYPLSGTWDWICLSPKKNKLPTQTVYDNADELKVIIYNKHDFIFAEEQAEKVNSKAILFLQPEWSKKEEMTPLIVEYVMNNPKWRVSLQTHKYLNIP from the coding sequence ATGTTATCTAAAGAAGTTCAATTAGAAGTCAATAAAGGAACCATGCTTCCTCTTATGGAAGAATTTTATACAATTCAAGGGGAAGGTTTCCATACAGGTACTGCTGCATATTTTATTAGAGTTGGGGGATGTGATGTTGGTTGTCATTGGTGCGATGTTAAGGAGAGTTGGAATGCAGAATTGCACCCTCCTACTAAAATTGATTTAATAGTTGATAATGCTGCCAAGCATGCAGATACGATTGTTATTACAGGAGGTGAACCTTTAATGTGGGATATGGCTCCTTTGACGCAAATGTTGAAGCATAATAATTTAAAAGTTCATATAGAAACTTCAGGAGCATATCCTTTAAGTGGAACTTGGGATTGGATTTGTCTTTCACCAAAGAAAAATAAATTACCAACCCAAACAGTTTATGATAATGCAGATGAACTTAAAGTTATCATTTACAATAAGCATGATTTTATTTTTGCAGAAGAACAAGCTGAAAAAGTGAATTCAAAAGCTATTCTTTTTCTCCAGCCGGAATGGAGTAAAAAGGAAGAAATGACTCCCTTAATAGTTGAATACGTTATGAACAATCCAAAATGGCGTGTTTCACTTCAAACTCATAAATATTTGAATATTCCATAA